A window of the Hordeum vulgare subsp. vulgare chromosome 5H, MorexV3_pseudomolecules_assembly, whole genome shotgun sequence genome harbors these coding sequences:
- the LOC123452727 gene encoding homeobox-leucine zipper protein HOX33: MTRHRPWPPHPHHPPPPHPLRVAAPAAATDSGAGKMARLSPGAAAPQVDTGKYVRYTPEQVEALERVYNECPKPSSLRRQQIIRDCPILCNIEPKQIKVWFQNRRCREKQRKESSRMQTVNRKLTAMNKLLMEENDRLQKQVSRLVYENVSAKSLKTKIHNASAATTDTSCESVVTSGQQQALAAPRPQRDANNPAGLLAIAEETLTAFMSKATGTAVEWVQMMGMKPGPDSIGIIAVSHNCIGVAARACGLVSLEPTKVAEILKDRPSWYRDCRCVDILHVFPTGNGGTIELIYMQTYAPTTLAAPRDFWTLRYTCGLEDGSLVICERSLTQSTGGPSGPNTPGFIRAEVLPSGYLIRPCEGGGSMIHIVDHVDLDAWSVPEVLRPLYESPKIVAQKMTIAALRHIRQIAHESSGEIPYGAGRQPAVLRTFSQRLSRGFNDAVSGFPDDGWSLLTSDGAEDITITVNSSPNKLVGSHISPSPLFSAIGGGILCAKASMLVQDVPPALLVRFLREHRSEWADPGVDAYSAASLRASPYAVPGLRAGGFMGNQVILPLAHTLEHEEFLEVLRLEGHGFSHDEVLLARDMYLLQLCSGVDENASGACAQLVFAPIDESFADDAPLLPSGFRVIPLDTKTDVPSATRTLDLASALEVGSGGALRGSGDSPGGCTRSVLTIAFQFSFENHLRESVAAMARQYVRAVMASVQRVAMAIAPSRLGSQIQLKHPPGSPEALTLASWIGRSYRAHTGEEIRWLDTEEADSPLKLLWNHSDAILCCSLKPAPMFTFGNNAALDMLETTLVNLQDISLEAILDDEGRKALCAEFSKVMQQGFAYLPGGVCKSSMGRQASYEQAVAWKVVGDDVAGAPHCLAFMFVNWTFL; this comes from the exons ATGACGCGCCACCGCCCTTGGCCTCCTCACccccatcatcctcctcctccccatcCTCTTCGCGTAGCAGCACCAGCAGCGGCGACAGACAGCGGCGCCGGCAAGATGGCGAGGCTCTCCCCTGGGGCGGCGGCGCCGCAGGTGGACACGGGCAAGTACGTCCGCTACACGCCGGAGCAGGTGGAGGCGCTCGAGCGCGTCTACAACGAGTGCCCCAAGCCCAGCTCCCTCCGCCGCCAGCAGATCATCCGGGACTGCCCCATCCTCTGCAACATCGAGCCCAAGCAGATCAAGGTCTGGTTCCAGAACCGAAG GTGCCGGGAGAAGCAGCGCAAGGAGTCCTCCCGCATGCAGACGGTGAACCGGAAGCTGACCGCGATGAACAAGCTGCTCATGGAGGAGAATGACCGGCTGCAGAAGCAGGTGTCGCGTCTCGTCTACGAGAACGTGTCGGCCAAGAGCCTCAAGACTAAGATCCACAAT GCTTCTGCGGCCACCACGGACACGAGCTGCGAGTCTGTGGTGACGAGTGGTCAGCAGCAAGCCCTAGCAGCACCGCGTCCGCAGAGGGATGCAAACAACCCAGCTGG TCTTCTCGCAATCGCTGAGGAGACCTTGACAGCGTTCATGTCCAAGGCGACCGGAACCGCTGTCGAATGGGTGCAAATGATGGGAATGAAG CCTGGTCCGGATTCCATTGGAATCATCGCTGTTTCGCACAATTGTATTGGCGTAGCAGCCCGAGCTTGCGGTCTTGTGAGCCTTGAGCCCACAAAG GTTGCGGAGATCCTCAAGGATCGTCCATCTTGGTATCGCGACTGTCGTTGCGTTGATATCCTCCATGTCTTCCCTACGGGTAATGGTGGAACTATCGAGTTAATCTACATGCAG ACTTATGCGCCGACGACTTTGGCGGCTCCACGCGATTTCTGGACGCTCCGCTACACCTGCGGCCTTGAAGATGGCAGTCTTGTG ATCTGTGAAAGGTCATTGACCCAGTCCACGGGTGGTCCATCTGGGCCTAACACTCCTGGTTTTATTAGAGCCGAGGTGCTCCCTAGTGGTTATCTGATTCGACCGTGCGAGGGAGGTGGCTCCATGATCCACATTGTGGATCATGTTGATTTGGAT GCTTGGAGTGTGCCTGAAGTCCTTAGACCGCTCTATGAATCTCCAAAGATCGTTGCACAGAAGATGACTATTGCG GCACTGCGACACATCAGGCAAATCGCGCATGAATCAAGTGGTGAAATCCCCTACGGTGCTGGACGCCAGCCTGCAGTTCTCAgaaccttcagccaaaggctcagCAG AGGCTTCAACGATGCTGTGAGTGGATTTCCAGATGATGGTTGGTCTTTGTTGACGAGTGATGGTGCTGAGGATATTACCATCACAGTAAACTCATCACCAAACAAGCTTGTTGGATCCCACATCAGCCCTTCCCCGCTCTTTTCTGCTATCGGAGGTGGCATTTTGTGTGCAAAGGCATCAATGCTAGTGCAG GATGTCCCTCCTGCTTTACTTGTGCGATTTCTGAGGGAGCATCGCTCCGAATGGGCTGATCCTGGTGTTGATGCTTATTCTGCTGCCTCTTTGAGGGCCAGCCCGTACGCAGTTCCAGGTTTAAGAGCTGGTGGGTTCATGGGAAATCAGGTTATACTGCCACTCGCGCACACCCTGGAGCATGAAGAG TTCCTTGAGGTCCTTAGGCTGGAAGGACATGGTTTTAGCCACGACGAGGTGCTTCTTGCACGAGATATGTACCTTCTGCAG CTTTGCAGCGGTGTTGATGAGAATGCTTCAGGCGCTTGTGCGCAGCTTGTCTTTGCACCTATTGATGAATCTTTTGCTGATGATGCGCCGCTGCTACCCTCAGGCTTCCGTGTTATACCTCTGGACACAAAGACG GATGTGCCATCTGCCACACGCACACTTGACCTTGCGTCTGCCCTTGAGGTTGGATCTGGTGGAGCTTTGCGCGGTTCAGGTGACTCCCCCGGTGGCTGCACGAGGTCGGTCTTGACCATTGCCTTCCAGTTCTCATTTGAGAACCACCTCCGAGAAAGCGTGGCAGCAATGGCGAGGCAGTATGTGAGGGCTGTTATGGCATCCGTGCAGAGGGTGGCCATGGCAATAGCTCCTTCTCGCCTCGGCTCACAGATCCAACTGAAGCACCCTCCGGGCTCCCCCGAGGCGCTTACCCTCGCTAGCTGGATTGGCAGGAGCTACAG GGCTCACACTGGAGAAGAGATCCGTTGGTTGGACACTGAAGAAGCGGATTCTCCCCTGAAGCTCCTGTGGAACCACAGCGACGCCATACTCTGCTGCTCTCTGAAG CCTGCTCCGATGTTCACCTTCGGCAACAACGCGGCCCTTGACATGCTGGAGACGACGCTGGTGAACCTGCAGGACATCTCGCTGGAGGCGATCCTGGACGACGAGGGGCGCAAGGCGCTGTGCGCCGAGTTCTCCAAGGTCATGCAGCAG GGTTTCGCGTACCTCCCCGGGGGCGTGTGCAAGTCGAGCATGGGGCGGCAGGCGTCATACGAGCAGGCGGTGGCGTGGAAGGTGGTGGGTGATGACGTGGCGGGCGCGCCGCACTGCCTTGCCTTCATGTTCGTCAACTGGACCTTCCTGTGA
- the LOC123452728 gene encoding uncharacterized protein LOC123452728 encodes MGIAARVPSITLALLPTMACMSVELGLGLGFGDFFVDFVLITFTIYVFPLHMQLPATTEDSDFAGIETHIDVFCHGHGKAAERHVAFEGTPTGRRFLACPEKEDKNYGLVEWIDSSWSTTIKNALAKLWDMYED; translated from the exons ATGGGGATAGCAGCAAGAGTTCCTTCCATTACCTTAGCCCTGCTTCCGACGATGGCATGTATGTCAGTTgaactagggttagggttaggattCGGGGATTTCTTTGTTGATTTTGTTCTGATCACTTTCACAATTTATGTCTTTCCTTTGCACATGCAGCTCCCTGCTACCACGGAGGACTCCGATTTCGCGGGAATTGAAACTCACATTGATGTGTTCTGCCACGGGCATGGGAAGGCAGCAGAGAGGCATGTTGCTTTCGAGGGAACCCCTACTGGCAGGAGGTTCCTTGCCTGTCCCGAGAAG GAGGATAAAAACTATGGTCTGGTTGAATGGATTGATTCATCTTGGTCGACTACAATAAAGAATGCATTGGCCAAGTTGTGGGACATGTATGAAGATTGA
- the LOC123395618 gene encoding 30S ribosomal protein S17-like, which yields MKPVVGIVVSNKMQKSVVVAVDRLFHNKVYNRYVKRTSKFMAHDEAEGCNIGDRVRLDPSRPLSKNKHWIVAEVLRRAKMYVPPPPAPKASGATTQQTSTKSSA from the exons ATGAAGCCAGTGGTGGGTATCGTGGTGTCGAACAAGATGCAGAAGTCGGTAGTGGTGGCGGTCGACCGCCTCTTCCACAACAAGGTGTACAACCGCTACGTCAAGCGCACCTCCAAGTTCATGGCGCACGACGAGGCCGAAGGCTGCAACATCGGCGACAGG GTTAGGCTGGATCCTTCTAGGCCATTGAGCAAAAACAAGCATTGGATTGTTGCCGAGGTTCTTCGAAGAGCTAAGATGTATGTTCCGCCGCCACCTGCACCAAAAGCTTCTGGTGCCACAACTCAACAAACTAGCACCAAGTCGTCTGCTTGA